One stretch of Paenibacillus sp. FSL R5-0341 DNA includes these proteins:
- a CDS encoding inositol monophosphatase family protein, which yields MNALNEKEKTPYVVTSKSYTAVAINAASKAGEWIKSRLGTVAELGTKYSPQDLVTEVDKGAEQMIRRLILTHFPHHAILGEEGVEPGPEASAKALKEAEEEEFLWIVDPVDGTTNFVHGFPFYSVSIALAHNGEVIVGVIYDPSRDEMFVAEKGKGAYVHGNRMLVSGEQKLAQSLIAVGFPADTTFALPLNMAAVQALAPQVRNLRAGGSAALHLAYVAAGRLSAYTEVGLKPWDIAAGALLVEESGGKVTDTIGTPYQLSVNHVVASNGKIHDALTGVLKEAKATGLE from the coding sequence GTGAACGCTTTGAATGAGAAGGAAAAGACACCTTATGTCGTGACAAGCAAAAGCTATACTGCCGTTGCCATTAATGCAGCTTCCAAAGCTGGCGAATGGATCAAAAGCCGTCTTGGGACGGTAGCTGAACTTGGCACCAAATATTCACCCCAAGATCTGGTGACCGAAGTGGATAAAGGAGCGGAGCAGATGATCCGCCGCCTGATTCTCACGCATTTTCCCCACCATGCCATTCTGGGTGAAGAAGGCGTCGAACCGGGACCGGAAGCTTCGGCAAAAGCACTGAAAGAGGCCGAGGAAGAAGAGTTCCTGTGGATTGTTGATCCTGTGGATGGAACGACGAACTTTGTACACGGATTCCCGTTTTATTCGGTGTCCATTGCATTGGCTCACAATGGTGAAGTCATTGTCGGCGTGATCTACGACCCTTCCCGTGATGAAATGTTTGTTGCGGAAAAGGGGAAAGGAGCATATGTTCACGGAAACCGGATGCTTGTATCTGGTGAACAAAAACTGGCTCAGAGCCTGATTGCGGTTGGTTTTCCGGCAGACACAACCTTTGCGTTGCCACTGAATATGGCCGCTGTACAGGCGCTTGCTCCGCAAGTTCGTAACTTGCGTGCAGGCGGATCTGCCGCCCTTCATCTGGCGTATGTTGCCGCAGGACGTCTAAGCGCCTACACCGAGGTTGGCCTGAAACCGTGGGATATAGCCGCAGGTGCGCTACTGGTTGAAGAATCCGGCGGCAAGGTGACAGATACTATCGGAACGCCTTATCAACTGTCTGTGAATCATGTCGTTGCCAGCAATGGTAAAATCCATGATGCATTAACAGGTGTGTTGAAGGAAGCAAAGGCTACTGGGTTAGAGTGA
- a CDS encoding stalk domain-containing protein produces the protein MKRKRIWENTAAGLTASMLAGMLLFTSSALPAHAADAKTGVLPAGTNEASLTAKKDAVAVTKEFRIVTLGDSITVGYEPNTKELPYGYVERLQEQGLLHGRTKVDNYGIAGLKTSGLKNFTTAIKDGKTLTSEAIQPSLPDPRAGQIGANTAAIRESIAQANLIAITIGGNDVSELLGTADKLSDQELQEKVKELLATYTANVSATINDIHEINPTAKIVIADQYQPMPEVAGKALYAKLMEASQGFTQTIDGIAAQFTAQGTDVKVAHVAREFVGGEGTMTHMIKNRDFHPNQFGYAAIAEVFAKTIWGDYTKLTAPATGEPMNIIVSGKTLNTPYKPIIRNGKNFVAIQDIVNAVGATTVWDNKTSTATITYGDRKVAVKIGANAVQVNGASVTVDTPAFLNKVGKESKTYVPLAMVAEGLGFDVQYVAKLKTVFVNP, from the coding sequence ATGAAGCGTAAACGTATATGGGAAAATACAGCTGCAGGTTTAACAGCCAGCATGCTGGCAGGGATGCTGCTCTTCACATCGTCTGCATTGCCTGCACATGCTGCAGACGCCAAAACAGGCGTATTGCCGGCGGGTACAAACGAGGCATCACTGACTGCCAAGAAAGATGCAGTAGCCGTAACGAAGGAGTTCCGAATCGTTACCTTGGGAGACTCCATAACCGTAGGTTATGAGCCCAACACAAAAGAGCTGCCTTATGGTTATGTAGAACGTCTGCAAGAGCAGGGTTTGCTTCATGGACGTACAAAGGTGGACAACTACGGGATTGCAGGATTAAAAACCAGTGGCTTGAAAAACTTCACTACTGCAATTAAGGATGGCAAAACGCTGACTTCTGAAGCCATTCAACCAAGTCTTCCCGATCCAAGAGCGGGACAGATTGGAGCCAATACAGCTGCTATTCGCGAGAGTATAGCACAGGCGAACTTGATTGCAATTACCATCGGGGGAAATGATGTATCGGAGTTGCTCGGTACAGCAGACAAACTGAGTGATCAGGAACTACAAGAGAAAGTAAAAGAATTGCTCGCCACATATACAGCCAATGTTAGTGCAACGATTAATGATATCCATGAGATTAACCCGACAGCTAAAATTGTCATTGCTGATCAGTATCAACCGATGCCAGAAGTAGCAGGCAAGGCATTGTACGCTAAACTCATGGAGGCATCCCAAGGCTTCACACAAACCATTGATGGTATCGCAGCACAATTCACTGCTCAGGGTACCGATGTCAAAGTGGCACACGTGGCTAGAGAATTTGTTGGCGGCGAAGGCACCATGACACATATGATCAAAAATCGTGATTTCCACCCGAATCAATTCGGATATGCAGCCATTGCCGAAGTATTTGCCAAAACGATCTGGGGCGACTACACCAAGCTGACTGCACCTGCGACAGGTGAGCCGATGAACATTATTGTGAGTGGCAAAACATTGAATACACCGTACAAACCGATTATCCGTAACGGCAAAAACTTTGTGGCAATCCAAGACATCGTGAACGCTGTCGGTGCTACTACGGTTTGGGATAACAAGACTTCAACTGCAACTATTACATACGGAGACCGGAAGGTTGCCGTGAAAATTGGTGCCAATGCTGTGCAGGTCAACGGAGCATCCGTTACCGTGGATACACCTGCATTCCTGAACAAGGTAGGCAAAGAGTCCAAAACATATGTACCCCTTGCCATGGTAGCTGAAGGCCTTGGCTTTGACGTGCAATATGTAGCGAAGCTGAAAACCGTGTTTGTTAATCCGTAA